In one window of Poriferisphaera corsica DNA:
- a CDS encoding GAF domain-containing SpoIIE family protein phosphatase: MVAPIKPPNEIERIADLRAARILDTPRELRYDQIVKLACTIADTSMSYIALIDSDRQWLKAKCGLTFNQTGREESFCGHTILRDEPLIIQDATKDPRFQNNPLVTGEPYIRFYAGFPLAGPNGYNIGTLCIADTKPKSLNTQQQQVLRELAKLTEHELQMVDIISTQHELIETKRQLELTQKQLKQELDDAANYIKSLIPHPQTTAPIQFDWRYISSSILGGDLIGYHEVAPCKTAFYLLDVCGHGVSSSLLASTVFSTIRNQTLPHTDFTQPKRVLAALNKTFQMHRHQNKFFTIWYGVYNSAKHELTYAAGGHHPASLFNPDKSLTPLGEPNFMIGALPDEQFDPIQETVTLKPQSEILLFSDGAFEIRKNINGPFLGLEEFNKICLSNRSNNTCNLDAIIDTLKSYQGIPTFKDDLTLLKIFIS; the protein is encoded by the coding sequence ATGGTTGCACCCATCAAACCACCCAATGAGATCGAACGCATCGCTGACCTCCGAGCCGCACGTATCCTCGACACACCACGCGAACTCCGCTACGACCAGATCGTCAAACTCGCTTGCACCATCGCCGACACCTCCATGTCCTACATCGCGCTCATCGACAGCGACCGCCAATGGCTGAAAGCAAAATGCGGCCTAACCTTCAATCAAACCGGACGCGAAGAATCATTCTGTGGCCACACCATCCTTCGTGACGAGCCGCTCATCATTCAAGACGCCACCAAAGACCCACGTTTCCAGAACAACCCCCTCGTCACCGGCGAACCCTACATCCGCTTCTACGCCGGCTTCCCTCTCGCCGGCCCCAACGGATACAACATCGGTACACTCTGCATCGCTGACACCAAACCCAAATCGCTCAACACGCAACAGCAACAAGTCCTCCGTGAACTCGCCAAACTCACCGAGCACGAATTACAAATGGTCGACATCATTTCAACACAACACGAACTCATCGAAACCAAACGCCAACTCGAACTCACACAAAAACAACTCAAACAAGAACTTGACGACGCCGCCAACTACATCAAATCACTCATCCCACACCCCCAAACAACTGCACCCATCCAATTCGATTGGCGTTACATCTCAAGCTCCATCCTCGGCGGCGATCTCATCGGCTACCACGAAGTCGCCCCCTGCAAAACCGCCTTCTACCTCCTCGACGTCTGCGGCCATGGCGTAAGCTCATCACTCCTCGCCTCAACCGTCTTCAGTACCATCCGCAATCAAACCCTACCACACACCGACTTCACACAGCCCAAACGTGTCCTCGCCGCACTCAACAAAACCTTCCAGATGCATCGTCACCAAAACAAATTCTTCACCATCTGGTACGGCGTCTACAACTCCGCAAAACACGAACTCACCTACGCCGCCGGCGGCCACCACCCCGCCTCACTTTTCAACCCCGACAAATCACTCACCCCGCTCGGCGAGCCTAACTTTATGATAGGCGCCTTGCCCGATGAACAATTCGATCCCATCCAGGAAACCGTTACCCTCAAACCACAATCAGAGATTCTTCTCTTCAGCGACGGCGCTTTCGAAATCCGAAAAAACATCAACGGTCCCTTCCTCGGCCTCGAAGAATTCAACAAAATCTGCCTCTCAAACCGCTCTAACAATACCTGCAACCTCGACGCAATCATCGATACCCTCAAATCCTACCAAGGCATCCCAACCTTCAAAGACGACCTCACACTCCTCAAAATCTTTATCTCTTAA
- a CDS encoding SlyX family protein, whose translation MEQEQRIVNVEEKIAYLEKMVADLNEVVTGLNREVQNLSKQNKRLHSQVAAQGERLSQMEPERTLEDDKPPHY comes from the coding sequence ATGGAACAAGAACAGCGGATTGTGAATGTTGAAGAGAAGATCGCGTATCTGGAGAAGATGGTTGCAGATCTGAATGAGGTTGTGACTGGGTTGAATCGTGAGGTGCAGAACCTTTCGAAACAAAACAAGCGGTTGCATTCGCAGGTTGCGGCACAGGGTGAACGGTTGTCGCAGATGGAGCCTGAGCGGACGCTGGAAGATGATAAGCCGCCGCATTATTGA
- a CDS encoding diacylglycerol/lipid kinase family protein, with translation MAAKIVYIFANPYSGSGENKRYVAELIGALEKCGVKGEAVWDLHERKAILSDRKLGERCETVVSAGGDGSLGDVVNELAVGENLGDVNVAMLPMGNENLFAREFGFTREAGAMAEAIAKGDCVRVDMGWVMHRTNIGKDEQSKKGDGKYFTLVLSAGFDAEVIHALDLWRRVKSDRGEEKKKRVTRLSYVPIVLKTVWRYGWPRIELLPEEGGVVRGCCAFVFVLKQYAAGLPIAGEVVADDGMVDWVVLEKGGVLQMLRYVWWIWRDVHIGKPGVSYGRSRRLVLRVCEGDSVRREVTAGQKVDERRVAVEIDGDVGGFLPVEVEAERRVLRVLAMGSS, from the coding sequence ATGGCAGCGAAGATTGTTTACATTTTTGCGAATCCGTATAGTGGCAGCGGTGAGAACAAGCGGTATGTTGCGGAGTTGATTGGTGCGCTTGAAAAGTGCGGTGTTAAAGGAGAAGCGGTGTGGGATCTGCATGAGCGAAAGGCGATCTTGTCGGATAGGAAATTGGGAGAGCGGTGTGAGACGGTGGTGTCTGCGGGTGGTGATGGGTCGCTGGGTGATGTGGTGAATGAGTTAGCGGTGGGTGAGAATTTGGGGGATGTGAATGTGGCGATGTTGCCGATGGGGAATGAGAATCTGTTTGCGAGAGAGTTTGGGTTTACACGCGAAGCGGGGGCGATGGCTGAAGCGATTGCAAAGGGGGATTGCGTTCGAGTGGATATGGGATGGGTGATGCATCGAACGAATATTGGGAAAGATGAGCAGAGTAAGAAGGGAGATGGAAAGTATTTTACGTTGGTGCTTAGTGCGGGGTTTGATGCTGAGGTGATTCATGCGTTGGATCTTTGGCGGCGGGTGAAATCGGATCGTGGTGAGGAGAAAAAGAAGCGTGTGACGCGTTTGAGTTACGTGCCGATTGTGTTGAAGACGGTGTGGCGGTATGGGTGGCCCCGGATTGAGTTGCTGCCGGAGGAAGGGGGCGTGGTGAGGGGATGTTGCGCATTTGTGTTTGTATTGAAGCAGTATGCGGCGGGGTTGCCGATTGCGGGGGAGGTCGTCGCGGATGATGGGATGGTGGATTGGGTGGTGCTTGAGAAAGGGGGCGTGCTGCAGATGTTGCGGTATGTGTGGTGGATATGGCGAGATGTGCATATTGGGAAGCCGGGGGTGAGTTATGGTCGCAGTCGGCGATTAGTGTTGCGGGTTTGTGAAGGAGACAGTGTGAGACGTGAGGTTACGGCAGGGCAGAAGGTGGATGAACGACGAGTCGCGGTTGAGATCGACGGGGATGTGGGGGGATTTTTACCTGTTGAAGTTGAAGCTGAGCGGCGAGTGTTACGCGTGCTGGCTATGGGCTCGTCGTAA
- a CDS encoding (Fe-S)-binding protein — MKVALFITCLTDNFYPRTGIALVKILEHLGCEVVFPEEQTCCGQPMWNNGFAEETRGLAKRMIDVFEGYEYVVTPSGSCAAMVRDYYEEAFEGMPEWQAKARNLAERTYEFIEFLVKVAKIDLREFGAKWDGDVTYHYSCHLRGIGMTDEAVQLLKQIEGVRYHELEKMEQCCGFGGTFAMKFSEVSGEMSRDKVGCIEKTGAKVVVVNDAGCSMNIEGTCRREGVDVKFMSLAEIIAESLSLMDDSDQVGANG, encoded by the coding sequence ATGAAAGTAGCACTTTTTATTACATGTCTGACGGATAACTTTTACCCGCGCACAGGCATTGCGCTGGTGAAGATATTGGAGCACTTGGGATGCGAGGTTGTGTTTCCGGAGGAGCAAACGTGTTGTGGTCAGCCGATGTGGAACAATGGGTTTGCAGAAGAGACACGTGGATTGGCTAAGCGCATGATAGATGTGTTTGAGGGGTATGAGTATGTGGTGACGCCGTCGGGGTCATGTGCGGCAATGGTGCGGGATTATTATGAAGAGGCGTTTGAGGGCATGCCTGAGTGGCAGGCGAAGGCGAGAAATTTAGCAGAGCGGACGTATGAATTTATTGAGTTTTTGGTGAAGGTGGCGAAGATTGATTTGCGTGAGTTTGGTGCGAAGTGGGATGGGGATGTGACATATCATTATTCGTGTCACTTGCGAGGGATTGGGATGACGGATGAGGCGGTGCAGTTGCTGAAGCAGATTGAAGGGGTTAGGTACCATGAGCTTGAGAAGATGGAGCAGTGTTGTGGGTTTGGCGGCACGTTTGCGATGAAGTTTTCAGAGGTGAGTGGTGAGATGTCGCGTGATAAGGTGGGGTGTATTGAGAAGACCGGAGCGAAGGTTGTGGTGGTGAATGATGCAGGTTGCAGTATGAATATCGAGGGGACATGTCGGCGAGAGGGGGTTGATGTGAAATTTATGAGTTTGGCAGAGATCATTGCTGAGAGTTTGAGCTTGATGGATGATTCTGATCAGGTTGGGGCTAATGGTTGA
- a CDS encoding LutB/LldF family L-lactate oxidation iron-sulfur protein — MSRLEDQRNLNGDGQAVDGHELLFPELPYEGMKNRVKGAVKNVQLQQFVNSATLKKDVARKAMMEQTFGANVLKAKELAGEIKQHALDHLDYYLEQFIENAEKSGAVVHLAKDAEQAREIALAIARQNGSTLCVKSKSMVTEEVQLLDAFEGAGIETVETDLGEFILQLDHDAPSHIVTPMIHKNRVSVAEAFTRELGAAYTENPQELTTIAREHLRKKFAKADLGMSGGNFLIAETGGVVICTNEGNGRLSTSVAKVHIAMVGIEKLIPRQEHLGAMLKVLTRSSTGQPLTCYTHIMTGPKRELEVDGPEQMHIVLVDNGRCNALGEETREMLRCIRCGACLNTCPVYRKIGGHSYGAVYPGPIGSILTPMLKGMENYKDLPNASSLCGACYDACPVRINIPKQLIHHRRVMNEQKMNSWGERLMMKGWTIAYSSKTGYLLSNRLQRMMSRLIARQKEGGGKYVDRGWVKRMRGPLKGWTDQKDLPTPPSRQFRDWWSRDHDSKGDE; from the coding sequence ATGTCGCGATTAGAAGATCAGAGAAATTTAAATGGTGATGGGCAGGCTGTGGACGGGCATGAGTTATTATTCCCGGAATTGCCTTATGAGGGGATGAAGAACCGGGTCAAGGGGGCGGTGAAGAATGTGCAGTTGCAGCAGTTTGTGAATAGTGCGACGTTGAAGAAGGATGTTGCCCGTAAGGCGATGATGGAGCAAACATTTGGTGCTAATGTACTCAAGGCTAAAGAGTTGGCGGGTGAGATCAAGCAGCACGCGTTGGACCATCTGGATTATTACCTTGAGCAGTTCATTGAAAATGCGGAGAAAAGTGGGGCTGTGGTTCATTTGGCCAAGGATGCAGAGCAGGCGAGAGAGATCGCATTGGCGATTGCGCGGCAAAATGGGTCGACGTTATGTGTGAAAAGTAAGAGTATGGTGACTGAGGAAGTACAGTTGCTTGATGCTTTTGAGGGAGCGGGTATTGAGACGGTTGAGACGGACTTGGGTGAGTTTATTTTGCAGCTGGATCATGATGCGCCGTCACATATTGTGACGCCAATGATTCATAAGAATAGGGTGTCGGTTGCGGAGGCATTTACGCGTGAGCTTGGCGCAGCGTATACAGAAAATCCTCAAGAGCTGACAACCATTGCGCGTGAACATTTGCGAAAGAAATTTGCGAAAGCAGATCTTGGGATGTCGGGTGGAAATTTTCTGATTGCAGAGACAGGTGGGGTTGTGATCTGTACAAATGAAGGGAACGGACGGCTTAGTACATCGGTTGCTAAAGTGCATATCGCGATGGTGGGGATCGAGAAGCTAATTCCACGGCAGGAACATCTTGGTGCGATGTTGAAAGTGCTTACGAGAAGTAGTACAGGGCAGCCACTCACATGTTATACGCATATTATGACAGGTCCTAAGCGAGAGTTAGAGGTAGATGGGCCGGAGCAGATGCATATTGTGTTGGTTGATAATGGCCGATGCAATGCGTTGGGTGAAGAGACAAGGGAGATGCTGCGGTGTATTCGCTGTGGTGCTTGTTTGAATACGTGTCCGGTGTATCGAAAGATTGGTGGGCATAGCTATGGTGCTGTTTATCCGGGGCCGATCGGTTCGATTTTAACACCGATGTTGAAGGGGATGGAGAACTATAAGGATTTGCCGAACGCGAGCTCGCTTTGCGGAGCGTGTTACGATGCGTGCCCAGTGCGGATAAATATACCGAAGCAGTTGATCCATCATCGTCGTGTGATGAATGAGCAGAAAATGAACAGTTGGGGTGAACGATTGATGATGAAGGGGTGGACGATCGCGTATAGCAGTAAGACTGGTTATTTGTTGAGTAATCGTTTGCAGCGGATGATGAGTCGATTGATTGCAAGGCAGAAAGAGGGAGGGGGGAAGTATGTTGATCGTGGTTGGGTGAAGAGAATGAGAGGGCCGTTGAAAGGGTGGACGGATCAGAAGGATTTGCCGACGCCGCCGAGCCGCCAATTCAGGGATTGGTGGTCACGTGATCATGATTCAAAGGGAGATGAGTGA
- a CDS encoding LutC/YkgG family protein: MHMNQKLGEEKSVFLKRITKSLGYEKASVPKNVPGVDEAVFRLLEEDADLLARFKQGAEVVGMLVTVCEQDEVKDVFRRLCEKYQAKKVIRGWGKKLDDLGLETVIDDAGAVLYVPADGVCNFEGQYDAEIGVTDVTAALAETGTLVIESGKDGGGGGGRGASLVPECHVAIVRECDLVADMIDYWARFKGIEGNDQPSSKVFITGPSKTADIEGVLITGVHGPREVEIVVVKGM; this comes from the coding sequence ATGCATATGAATCAAAAATTGGGTGAAGAAAAAAGTGTATTTCTTAAGCGCATCACGAAGTCACTTGGGTACGAGAAGGCCAGTGTACCGAAGAATGTGCCGGGAGTTGATGAGGCTGTGTTTCGATTACTTGAAGAAGATGCGGATCTGCTCGCACGATTCAAACAAGGTGCGGAGGTTGTTGGGATGCTTGTGACTGTTTGCGAGCAGGATGAGGTGAAAGATGTGTTCAGGCGATTATGTGAAAAGTATCAGGCGAAGAAAGTGATACGTGGATGGGGAAAGAAACTGGATGATTTGGGTTTGGAAACTGTGATTGATGATGCAGGCGCAGTGTTGTATGTGCCGGCGGATGGGGTGTGCAATTTTGAGGGGCAGTATGATGCGGAGATTGGTGTAACAGATGTTACTGCAGCGCTTGCTGAAACAGGAACACTTGTCATTGAGAGTGGGAAGGATGGTGGTGGCGGCGGTGGACGTGGAGCCAGCTTGGTGCCGGAATGTCATGTTGCCATTGTGCGTGAATGCGACCTTGTGGCTGACATGATCGATTATTGGGCAAGGTTTAAAGGTATTGAAGGAAATGACCAACCCAGCTCGAAGGTATTTATAACCGGGCCAAGCAAGACGGCAGATATTGAAGGTGTATTGATTACAGGTGTACACGGGCCTCGTGAGGTGGAGATTGTTGTCGTGAAGGGGATGTGA
- a CDS encoding nucleoside deaminase yields the protein MTEHDLLDVAIKEARKGLTEGGVPIGSAIMDAQGHIVGKGHNLIFQTKDPTAHAEMCAARTAGIRNDWQSFTLATTLSPCLMCSGLITFYQIPRIIIGDDTTVPGARNTLSRHQISFEILNDPSCIDMLQTWIDENPKKWAVIEGHEHPNN from the coding sequence ATGACTGAACACGATCTACTTGATGTTGCGATCAAAGAAGCTCGCAAAGGACTGACAGAAGGTGGCGTACCCATCGGCTCCGCAATCATGGACGCCCAAGGACATATCGTTGGCAAAGGACACAATCTTATCTTTCAGACCAAGGACCCTACAGCTCATGCAGAAATGTGCGCCGCACGCACTGCTGGCATCCGCAATGATTGGCAATCTTTCACACTCGCCACCACCCTCTCGCCATGCCTGATGTGCTCCGGCCTCATCACCTTCTATCAGATCCCACGCATTATCATTGGCGATGACACTACCGTACCCGGCGCACGCAACACGTTATCTCGACATCAAATCTCTTTCGAAATACTCAACGACCCATCATGTATCGATATGCTTCAGACATGGATCGACGAAAATCCAAAGAAGTGGGCCGTCATAGAGGGGCATGAACACCCGAACAATTAG
- a CDS encoding B12-binding domain-containing radical SAM protein, whose protein sequence is MMKQKAQKQLRVGLIAMSGVRACDRELLALGLTLPGFVERSETIASLPSLGLITLASLSPDWCEVSYHEVDQIDDWSLDEMDSFDVIAISTFTAQVKEAYVLCERLKNHGVQYVVMGGLHATSLPDEALQFCDSVIVGEGELVWKQMLVDARDRCLKSKYRASQPFDLADAPMPAYELLDIQRYNRLTVQTSRGCPFKCEFCASSILLTDKYKQKPMEKVLAEVDKICELWKRPFIEFADDNSFVNRGYWKKLLPELAKRKVKWFTETDLSVAWDDELLDLMRMSGCAEVLIGLESPSIDGLNGLETKGNWKAKQLGRYQEGITKIQSAGIRVNGCFILGLDGHDVGIFDRVLAFADKLELYDVQVTYLTPFPGTPLYSRLRREGRLLEENAWERCTLFDITYQPKGMSCEQLRAGFHQLVKELYSEENTSLRRDRFKHKYRQASRSRLRNVSHLKV, encoded by the coding sequence ATGATGAAACAAAAGGCACAAAAACAACTAAGAGTCGGCTTAATTGCGATGAGTGGTGTGCGGGCGTGTGACCGTGAGTTGTTGGCATTGGGGCTGACGTTGCCGGGATTTGTAGAAAGAAGCGAGACGATTGCATCGTTGCCAAGTTTGGGGCTTATAACGCTTGCAAGCTTATCACCCGATTGGTGCGAGGTGAGTTATCACGAAGTTGATCAAATCGATGATTGGTCGTTGGATGAAATGGATTCGTTTGATGTGATCGCAATCTCGACTTTTACTGCTCAAGTGAAAGAAGCATACGTGTTATGCGAGCGGTTGAAAAATCACGGTGTTCAGTATGTTGTGATGGGTGGATTGCATGCAACATCATTGCCAGACGAGGCGTTGCAGTTTTGTGATTCAGTAATTGTGGGTGAGGGAGAGCTGGTCTGGAAGCAGATGTTGGTTGATGCCCGAGATCGTTGCTTAAAATCAAAATACCGCGCATCTCAACCATTTGATCTCGCTGACGCGCCTATGCCTGCTTATGAACTACTCGATATTCAGCGATACAATCGCCTGACTGTGCAGACTTCTAGAGGATGTCCTTTTAAGTGTGAGTTTTGTGCAAGCTCGATTCTTTTAACGGATAAATACAAACAAAAACCAATGGAAAAGGTGCTCGCAGAGGTTGATAAGATTTGCGAGTTATGGAAGCGTCCATTTATCGAGTTTGCTGATGATAATAGTTTTGTAAATCGAGGGTATTGGAAGAAACTGCTTCCTGAATTGGCAAAACGTAAGGTGAAGTGGTTTACGGAAACGGATTTGAGTGTTGCATGGGATGATGAGCTGCTGGATTTGATGCGTATGAGTGGTTGTGCGGAAGTTCTTATTGGTTTGGAAAGCCCATCTATAGACGGTCTAAATGGCTTGGAAACCAAGGGCAATTGGAAAGCAAAACAATTAGGACGATATCAAGAGGGCATTACCAAGATTCAGAGTGCCGGCATACGCGTGAATGGCTGTTTTATTCTTGGGCTTGATGGCCATGATGTTGGGATATTTGATCGTGTGCTTGCTTTTGCAGATAAGTTGGAGCTGTATGATGTGCAAGTCACATATCTGACTCCATTCCCTGGCACACCGCTCTATTCAAGGCTTAGGCGTGAGGGCAGATTGCTTGAAGAGAATGCATGGGAGCGCTGTACCCTTTTTGATATTACATATCAGCCAAAAGGGATGAGTTGTGAACAGTTGCGTGCAGGTTTTCATCAACTCGTGAAAGAGCTGTATAGCGAAGAGAATACATCGTTACGCAGAGATCGATTTAAGCACAAGTATCGGCAAGCATCAAGATCAAGGCTGCGCAATGTGTCTCATCTCAAGGTTTGA
- a CDS encoding SO_0444 family Cu/Zn efflux transporter, translated as MLLEYARNLYDLSLDAAPWLILGLLVASLIKFALPTNLLQRCFAGRGIFSITRAAVLGTPLPLCSCSVLPAAVTLRRSGASRGSTTSFLIATPENGLDSIAVSYALLGPFMTLVRPIAAITTAITAGVLTEYLAKEEPVKESQTVTVAGNENSLCCSSSDISCSKEAQQPTTCCVESQDADARNNGVKGWIVKVFRYAFVDLYRDLAFWLIVGIVIAASVQTFIPPEKLTEVGSGIMPMLLMLIVGVPLYICATASTPLAAAMLLAGVSPGTALVFLLAGPATNIGSLAIIRREIGTIATIIYLGSIAVCSLGAGLLTDYFIGILNINITAELSSSHNIIPVPIAIGSLLLLTLATLPLIKPIFSKRVTTSCCSS; from the coding sequence ATGTTGCTTGAGTACGCTAGAAATCTATACGACTTATCTTTAGACGCTGCACCTTGGCTGATTTTGGGATTGCTAGTCGCATCATTAATTAAGTTTGCCTTGCCTACCAACCTGCTACAGCGATGTTTTGCAGGACGAGGCATATTCTCGATCACCAGGGCAGCTGTCCTGGGGACGCCACTGCCCTTGTGTTCATGTTCAGTATTACCTGCCGCTGTCACATTACGCCGATCGGGCGCATCGCGTGGCTCAACAACGTCCTTTCTGATTGCAACGCCTGAAAACGGTTTGGATTCAATCGCTGTGAGTTATGCATTGCTCGGGCCATTTATGACATTGGTTCGCCCAATCGCAGCCATCACGACCGCCATAACAGCAGGTGTACTCACCGAGTACCTTGCCAAAGAAGAACCTGTAAAAGAATCGCAAACAGTAACGGTCGCTGGTAATGAAAACTCTTTGTGCTGCTCCAGCTCTGACATTAGTTGCAGCAAAGAAGCCCAACAACCAACAACATGCTGCGTCGAATCACAAGATGCAGACGCTAGGAACAATGGCGTCAAAGGCTGGATCGTCAAAGTATTCCGCTATGCATTTGTCGATTTGTATCGTGATCTCGCTTTTTGGCTAATCGTGGGCATTGTCATTGCAGCTTCAGTTCAGACTTTCATCCCACCTGAAAAACTAACTGAAGTCGGATCAGGCATCATGCCCATGCTTCTGATGCTGATTGTTGGCGTACCGCTATACATTTGCGCTACAGCATCGACACCACTCGCAGCCGCCATGCTACTAGCCGGCGTTTCGCCAGGCACTGCGTTAGTGTTTTTGCTAGCTGGGCCAGCTACAAATATCGGATCGCTTGCGATTATTCGCCGAGAGATTGGCACGATCGCAACGATTATTTATTTAGGATCCATTGCAGTCTGTTCACTGGGTGCAGGCCTACTAACCGACTACTTCATCGGCATCCTCAATATCAATATCACTGCGGAATTAAGCAGTTCGCATAATATTATCCCGGTACCGATCGCGATCGGTTCATTGCTTCTACTCACACTTGCAACATTGCCATTAATCAAACCGATTTTCAGCAAACGCGTCACAACCTCATGCTGCAGTTCTTGA
- a CDS encoding PEP-CTERM sorting domain-containing protein, with protein sequence MISYASAATLGAGETIFVDVQSGRENPDGSVYDFGDYTGVIGGVHYNDVPMYIDDGGTDTLTTAYVGTIVDGMVTSTGTVTDVDLVTREDFLNQTVEVVNLDGTVTVTDNLLYANGSNQGVSDSTSWFTDTAAKDMWQASGWDNNADQNEQNSVEVAFTGLVAGALYDLKTFHATKFSHSTTGNSRDFRVIANGIEVLDNAANGALVEFDSIAADQNGEIVVSVKGGDFYPNGTRNYIYLNAMSLSGVLIPEPASLALLGLGGLAMLRRRS encoded by the coding sequence ATGATAAGTTATGCTTCAGCAGCAACACTTGGTGCGGGCGAAACTATTTTTGTTGATGTGCAAAGTGGACGCGAGAATCCAGATGGCTCAGTCTATGATTTTGGTGATTACACAGGTGTAATCGGCGGAGTTCACTACAACGACGTACCAATGTACATCGATGATGGTGGCACGGATACTTTGACGACTGCCTATGTTGGCACCATCGTCGATGGTATGGTGACATCGACTGGGACAGTAACAGATGTTGATCTAGTGACACGTGAAGATTTTTTAAATCAAACTGTTGAGGTCGTGAACCTCGATGGCACGGTTACTGTTACAGATAACCTACTCTATGCGAATGGAAGTAATCAAGGTGTTTCTGATAGTACCAGTTGGTTTACAGATACGGCAGCTAAAGACATGTGGCAGGCATCTGGCTGGGATAACAATGCCGACCAAAATGAACAGAACAGTGTCGAAGTTGCATTTACAGGTCTTGTAGCTGGCGCGCTTTATGATCTGAAGACATTCCATGCAACGAAGTTCTCCCACAGCACAACAGGTAACTCGCGTGATTTCCGTGTTATTGCCAATGGCATTGAGGTGTTGGATAACGCTGCGAATGGTGCATTGGTCGAATTCGATTCAATTGCAGCGGATCAAAATGGTGAGATCGTCGTTTCTGTTAAGGGTGGTGATTTCTATCCTAATGGTACAAGGAACTATATCTATCTCAATGCGATGTCGTTGAGTGGTGTGTTGATCCCAGAGCCAGCGAGTCTTGCATTGCTTGGCCTTGGCGGCTTGGCGATGCTTCGCCGCAGGTCGTAA